A genomic region of Mycobacterium sp. Aquia_213 contains the following coding sequences:
- a CDS encoding TM2 domain-containing protein → MSTPNPPGFPAGPPPEGWQPPGYPPPPPGYPPPGYPPPQPYPGYAGYPGMPVDPQAPFGRDPATGVPLSDKSGATAGLLQLFFGVFGIGRFYIDSTQIAVAQLLLGLLGLVFSLFCLVALPVLIGSVVWAVVDAIMMFTGSVKDNYGRKLR, encoded by the coding sequence ATGTCGACGCCGAACCCGCCCGGATTCCCCGCCGGCCCGCCGCCCGAGGGTTGGCAGCCGCCCGGCTACCCGCCTCCGCCACCCGGCTACCCGCCGCCCGGCTATCCGCCTCCGCAGCCGTATCCCGGCTACGCCGGGTATCCGGGGATGCCCGTTGATCCCCAAGCGCCGTTCGGGCGCGATCCCGCCACGGGCGTTCCGCTGTCGGACAAGTCCGGTGCCACGGCGGGGCTGTTGCAGCTTTTCTTTGGTGTGTTCGGAATCGGCCGCTTCTACATCGACTCGACCCAGATCGCGGTCGCGCAGCTGCTACTCGGCCTCCTTGGACTCGTCTTCAGCCTGTTCTGCCTAGTCGCATTGCCGGTCCTTATCGGCAGCGTCGTGTGGGCCGTCGTCGACGCGATCATGATGTTCACCGGGAGCGTGAAGGACAACTACGGCCGCAAGCTCCGCTAG
- a CDS encoding VOC family protein, with protein MTFVLQPKDFYHTGIVVPDLDAAMARLSALAGYRWITPLSYTLPFRTTEGVRDLTSTIVYSVQSPHLELVQEVPGTPWTAAPGNSVHHVGYFTDNLAESARALESNGFTFEMTGEIPDSEFGMFAYYIDAFGTRIEIVDRALFPDFAAFVESIAAPGPDGA; from the coding sequence ATGACGTTTGTGTTGCAGCCCAAGGACTTCTATCACACCGGCATCGTGGTGCCCGATCTCGACGCAGCGATGGCCCGGCTCAGCGCACTGGCCGGCTACCGGTGGATCACCCCGCTCAGCTATACGCTGCCCTTCCGCACGACGGAAGGGGTTCGCGACCTGACCTCGACGATCGTCTACTCCGTGCAGAGCCCGCACCTCGAACTGGTCCAGGAGGTTCCGGGAACGCCGTGGACCGCCGCGCCGGGCAATTCCGTGCACCACGTCGGCTATTTCACCGACAACCTCGCCGAGTCCGCGCGCGCGTTGGAGAGCAACGGCTTCACCTTCGAAATGACCGGAGAAATTCCGGACTCGGAGTTTGGGATGTTCGCCTACTACATCGACGCGTTCGGCACCCGCATCGAGATCGTTGACCGCGCACTGTTCCCCGACTTCGCCGCGTTCGTGGAGTCCATCGCCGCCCCGGGCCCCGACGGAGCCTGA
- a CDS encoding LLM class flavin-dependent oxidoreductase produces MVLTVLRFNFASPHGEPRTQSRLLSAALELVQWGESHGITSVSVDEHHATGHGWSCNPIMAAAMFLARTSTMIASVDCALGPLWNPVRLAEDIALVDNMSRGRLHTTVGLGYRTVEYDALGMDFSQRGALMDDLVEQMLAVWSGVGAGICTGTWTRPHPPLYVGGGARATARRAARFGLPLSLADHLPDIAAYYRELCAGAGIKPFILMPGPINRGMIYLHEDPERAWAELGEHILWEAVTYGEWSTDQRSLMHLPGVRTLDEVRASGRYRFLTPDELIAEIRDADDYGPLVLHPLVGGMPVDEAWKSVQLLTDTVLPALR; encoded by the coding sequence ATGGTCCTGACGGTGCTGCGCTTCAACTTCGCCTCGCCGCACGGAGAACCGCGCACCCAGAGCAGGCTCTTGTCCGCCGCGCTCGAATTGGTGCAATGGGGCGAATCCCATGGCATCACGTCGGTCAGCGTCGACGAGCACCACGCCACCGGCCATGGCTGGAGCTGCAACCCGATCATGGCCGCGGCGATGTTCCTGGCGCGCACCTCGACGATGATCGCCAGCGTGGATTGCGCGCTGGGGCCGTTGTGGAACCCGGTCCGGCTCGCCGAAGACATCGCGCTCGTCGACAACATGAGCCGCGGCCGACTGCACACCACGGTGGGCCTGGGCTACCGCACCGTCGAATACGACGCACTCGGAATGGATTTCAGCCAACGTGGCGCGCTGATGGACGACCTCGTCGAGCAGATGCTGGCGGTCTGGTCCGGCGTCGGGGCGGGAATCTGTACCGGTACCTGGACCCGGCCGCATCCGCCGTTGTACGTCGGCGGCGGGGCTCGCGCCACGGCGCGCCGGGCGGCGCGATTCGGACTGCCCCTCAGTCTGGCCGACCATCTGCCCGACATCGCCGCCTACTACCGCGAACTGTGCGCCGGCGCGGGCATCAAGCCGTTCATCCTGATGCCCGGGCCGATCAATCGCGGAATGATCTACCTGCACGAGGATCCCGAGCGGGCGTGGGCCGAACTCGGCGAGCACATCCTTTGGGAGGCGGTTACTTACGGTGAATGGTCAACCGACCAACGATCCCTGATGCACCTGCCCGGGGTCCGGACGCTGGACGAGGTCAGGGCGTCGGGGCGATACCGGTTCCTGACGCCCGACGAGCTGATCGCCGAAATCCGGGACGCCGACGATTATGGGCCTCTGGTGCTGCATCCGCTGGTCGGTGGCATGCCCGTCGACGAAGCGTGGAAATCGGTCCAGCTGCTGACCGACACTGTGCTCCCCGCGCTGCGCTGA
- a CDS encoding sulfotransferase family protein codes for MGSAGPDIADIDFNDLTSPQLTDVQRQILEFTEAKQVTFDVDGMLAEAVEHAGADDLEDTDGFGDRLTAHVAAIEADDGLRQLSRSTLRQRVVRLLRNRLSLNELIKRYPEIESIPIEKPFVVVGMPRSGTTHLVNLIAADPRRRALPYWESQEPIPARGEGPDIYGVDPRYARAKAEHDALMVSAPVVAAMHDRFPEAIEEEVELLDLDLAGYVLEWHARVPDWRDYYLALDQTRHYAYLKKVLQALTFLRGPQTWILKSPQHCEQLGPLMATFPDATVAFTHRDPVAVVQSAITMMAYSDRLRRTSIDPEWLLDYWTDRVHRLLSACVRDRELVPSERSIDVNFHQLNGNELPLLDELYRRGGVELTPKVRKRFEHYLDGNPRGKHGRIRYDLQRHFGVSADELRGRFDFYFDRFDVRPE; via the coding sequence ATGGGCTCTGCGGGCCCCGACATCGCTGACATCGATTTCAACGACCTGACATCGCCGCAGCTGACCGATGTCCAGCGTCAGATTCTGGAATTCACCGAGGCCAAACAGGTCACCTTCGATGTCGACGGGATGCTCGCGGAGGCCGTCGAGCACGCGGGCGCCGACGATCTGGAGGACACCGACGGGTTCGGTGACCGGCTGACCGCCCACGTCGCCGCGATCGAAGCCGACGACGGCCTGCGACAGCTCTCTCGCTCGACCTTGCGGCAGCGGGTGGTTCGCTTGCTGCGAAACCGGTTGTCGCTCAACGAGCTCATCAAGCGCTATCCCGAGATCGAGTCGATTCCGATCGAGAAGCCCTTCGTCGTCGTCGGAATGCCACGATCCGGCACCACCCATCTGGTGAATCTCATTGCCGCGGACCCGCGCCGGCGCGCATTGCCGTATTGGGAGAGTCAGGAGCCGATACCCGCGCGCGGCGAGGGCCCCGACATCTACGGGGTTGACCCGCGCTATGCGCGCGCGAAGGCCGAACACGACGCCCTGATGGTCAGCGCTCCGGTGGTGGCCGCCATGCACGACCGGTTCCCCGAAGCGATCGAGGAGGAAGTCGAACTCCTCGATCTCGACCTGGCGGGCTACGTCTTGGAATGGCATGCCCGCGTGCCGGATTGGCGTGACTATTACCTCGCGCTCGACCAAACGCGGCACTACGCGTATCTGAAGAAGGTCTTGCAGGCGCTGACGTTTCTGCGCGGTCCGCAGACCTGGATCCTCAAGAGTCCCCAGCATTGTGAGCAGCTCGGTCCGCTGATGGCGACCTTTCCCGATGCGACGGTGGCGTTCACGCATCGCGATCCCGTCGCGGTCGTGCAGTCGGCGATCACGATGATGGCCTACTCGGATCGGCTGCGCCGGACCAGTATCGATCCGGAGTGGCTCCTGGACTACTGGACCGATCGGGTGCATCGACTGCTCAGCGCATGTGTCCGCGATCGCGAGCTGGTGCCGTCCGAGCGCAGCATCGACGTCAACTTCCACCAGCTCAATGGCAACGAATTGCCGTTGCTCGACGAGCTCTACCGGCGCGGCGGCGTCGAACTGACACCGAAGGTGCGCAAGCGGTTCGAGCACTACCTCGACGGCAACCCGCGCGGCAAACACGGGCGTATCCGCTACGACCTGCAACGGCACTTCGGCGTCTCCGCCGATGAACTGCGTGGGCGGTTCGACTTCTACTTCGACCGGTTCGACGTCCGCCCCGAATGA
- a CDS encoding cellulase family glycosylhydrolase produces MNRRTALKLPVLLAAGAALTQVPRASAEAARWSAERANTWYRAQGWLVGANYIPSTAINQLEMFQPGTFDPQRIDAELGVARTLGFNTMRVFLHDQLWATDRQGFQSRLGQFVGIASRHNIKPLFVLFDSCWDPLPKSGPQHAPVPGVHNSGWVQSPGAERLGDPRYVPVMQDYVTGVLNQFRNDDRVLGWDLWNEPDNPAKEYRKVERADKLQHVADLLPQVFRWARAVDPGQPLTSGVWQGSWGDPGSRSAISAIQLDNADVITFHNYGKPADFESKINELAPMGRPILCTEYMARSQGSTIDTILPIAKRHNVGAFNWGFVAGKTQTYFPWDSWNHPYTAPPKLWFHDLLLPDGRPYRPNEVQAVRGLTGGLG; encoded by the coding sequence GTGAACCGCCGAACGGCCCTGAAGTTGCCAGTATTGCTGGCAGCAGGCGCGGCGCTGACCCAAGTGCCGCGCGCCTCTGCTGAAGCGGCGCGGTGGTCGGCCGAGCGCGCCAACACCTGGTATCGCGCGCAGGGCTGGCTTGTCGGCGCGAACTACATCCCGTCAACCGCCATCAATCAGCTGGAGATGTTTCAGCCGGGAACCTTTGACCCGCAACGCATCGACGCCGAGTTGGGCGTGGCCCGCACACTCGGTTTCAACACGATGCGGGTTTTCCTGCACGACCAGTTGTGGGCCACCGACCGCCAGGGCTTTCAAAGCCGCCTGGGCCAGTTCGTCGGTATCGCGTCGCGCCATAACATCAAACCGCTCTTCGTCTTGTTCGACTCCTGTTGGGACCCGCTGCCCAAGTCCGGCCCGCAACACGCGCCGGTACCGGGAGTGCACAACTCCGGCTGGGTGCAGAGTCCGGGCGCCGAACGCCTCGGCGACCCACGCTACGTCCCGGTTATGCAGGACTACGTCACCGGAGTGTTGAACCAGTTCCGCAATGACGACCGGGTTTTGGGTTGGGACCTGTGGAACGAACCCGACAATCCCGCGAAGGAGTACCGCAAGGTCGAGCGCGCAGACAAGCTGCAGCATGTCGCCGACCTGCTTCCCCAGGTATTCCGATGGGCGCGGGCGGTTGATCCCGGTCAGCCGCTGACCAGCGGTGTGTGGCAAGGCTCCTGGGGAGACCCGGGAAGCCGCAGCGCAATCAGCGCCATCCAGCTCGACAACGCCGACGTGATCACCTTCCACAACTACGGCAAACCCGCCGACTTCGAATCCAAGATCAATGAACTGGCGCCGATGGGGCGACCGATCCTGTGCACCGAGTACATGGCCCGGTCCCAGGGCAGCACCATTGACACAATCCTGCCGATTGCCAAGCGGCACAACGTTGGTGCGTTCAACTGGGGTTTCGTGGCCGGCAAGACCCAGACCTATTTTCCCTGGGACTCATGGAATCACCCGTACACCGCGCCGCCGAAACTGTGGTTCCACGACCTGCTCCTACCCGACGGACGGCCATATCGGCCGAACGAAGTGCAGGCGGTTCGGGGGCTGACCGGCGGGCTGGGCTAG
- a CDS encoding DUF2237 family protein, giving the protein MSESNVLGGPLQPCGTEPLTGYYRDGCCTSGPEDVGRHTICAVMTAEFLEHQRSIGNDLLTPVPEYRFPGLLPGDRWCVTALNWLRAHRDGCAAPVVLACTHERTLEVVPLEALLEHQVDVPDDLANL; this is encoded by the coding sequence ATGTCCGAAAGCAATGTGCTCGGCGGCCCGCTACAACCGTGCGGCACCGAGCCCCTCACCGGTTACTACCGCGACGGCTGTTGCACAAGCGGACCCGAGGATGTCGGCCGCCACACCATCTGCGCGGTGATGACCGCCGAGTTTCTCGAGCATCAACGTTCCATCGGCAACGACCTGCTGACGCCGGTGCCCGAGTACCGGTTTCCGGGCCTGCTACCCGGCGACCGCTGGTGTGTGACCGCCCTGAATTGGCTTCGGGCCCATCGGGATGGCTGTGCCGCGCCGGTGGTGTTGGCCTGCACCCACGAACGCACGCTTGAGGTCGTGCCGCTCGAGGCGTTGCTGGAACACCAAGTCGACGTTCCCGACGACCTGGCTAACTTGTAG
- a CDS encoding MBL fold metallo-hydrolase — MSAQDFEPVYRSRPGADGLRPAAAERAEEIAPGLWCSPGLSNAYLLTTGDGRVIVNTGMGFEGPVHRANFDAVDASPVRYIIFTQGHVDHVGGLDSLRDPETTVVAQANWTHWRDDNERLIPYRASRSAFAFKDTLATGIQAIQRRLGTKRLPAQSVPSVDVDFADTLALEVGGRRLELISVPGGETTDSLVIWLPDERICLCGNTFGPIFGHIPNLVTMRGDRYRDALSAIESVERVRDLRPDLLVTGHFEPIAGADRIHHELTRLRDAIEYIHDQTVAGMNAGKDVQTLMREITLPAEYEVGQGYGKVSWDVRAVWENYSGWFHHRSTTELYPIGFDAVGTDVVQLAGADALVGRARAHLAQSRPVHAIHLAELVSTAQPDHPGAREVLREAHESLLTSTTNFWERAWLSRQIAGNS, encoded by the coding sequence ATGAGTGCCCAAGACTTTGAGCCGGTATACCGCAGCAGGCCGGGCGCCGACGGTCTGCGGCCGGCGGCTGCCGAACGCGCCGAGGAGATCGCACCCGGACTGTGGTGCTCGCCGGGCCTTTCGAACGCATACCTGCTGACCACTGGCGACGGCCGGGTGATCGTCAACACCGGCATGGGCTTCGAGGGTCCGGTGCATCGGGCCAACTTCGACGCCGTCGACGCCTCGCCGGTGCGCTACATCATCTTCACCCAGGGCCATGTGGACCACGTCGGCGGCCTGGACAGCCTTCGTGATCCGGAAACAACCGTTGTCGCCCAGGCGAACTGGACGCATTGGCGAGACGACAATGAGCGCCTCATCCCGTACCGCGCCAGCCGCAGCGCCTTTGCGTTCAAGGACACCCTGGCGACGGGTATCCAGGCCATTCAACGTCGTCTGGGCACCAAGCGGCTGCCCGCCCAGAGTGTTCCCTCCGTCGACGTGGACTTCGCGGACACGCTCGCTCTCGAAGTCGGCGGCCGGCGACTGGAGCTGATCTCCGTCCCGGGCGGCGAAACCACAGACTCGTTGGTCATCTGGCTGCCCGATGAGCGAATATGTCTGTGCGGAAACACCTTTGGTCCGATATTCGGACATATCCCCAACCTTGTCACGATGCGTGGCGATCGCTACCGTGACGCCCTGAGCGCGATCGAATCCGTCGAGCGGGTGCGCGACCTGCGGCCCGACCTCCTGGTGACCGGCCACTTCGAACCGATCGCGGGCGCCGACCGCATCCACCACGAGCTCACCCGGCTGCGCGACGCCATCGAGTACATTCACGACCAGACCGTTGCCGGGATGAACGCCGGAAAAGACGTCCAAACCCTGATGCGCGAGATCACCTTGCCCGCGGAATACGAAGTGGGCCAAGGCTATGGAAAGGTCTCCTGGGATGTACGCGCAGTCTGGGAGAACTACTCGGGCTGGTTCCACCACCGGTCGACCACCGAGCTGTATCCCATCGGGTTCGACGCCGTCGGCACCGACGTGGTGCAACTGGCCGGAGCCGATGCGCTCGTTGGGCGAGCACGGGCACACCTGGCCCAGAGCCGTCCCGTGCACGCCATCCACCTTGCCGAGCTCGTCAGCACCGCACAGCCCGATCATCCGGGGGCGCGCGAAGTGCTGCGGGAAGCCCATGAAAGTCTGCTGACTAGTACCACCAACTTCTGGGAAAGAGCTTGGCTCTCGCGGCAAATAGCCGGTAACTCGTGA
- a CDS encoding rhomboid family intramembrane serine protease, with protein MIPYSDGIPARRFPIVNVTLIVLNFAAFLFYELPNGDAAVDRASFYPCDVTSACHLGIPWGVGWITAMFMHAGWDHILGNMLFLVIFGKNVEDAFGRLGYLVFYFAGGLAAMILQTAMTLLFGTASDARIPTLGASGAIAAVLGAYIVLYPDSRILTFVGWFPIGIPAWIFLGGWFLYQFFEGNAALIHPADAGGSGVAFFAHVGGFVFGVLVAVALTRTGRIAARSPG; from the coding sequence ATGATCCCTTACTCCGATGGCATTCCGGCACGACGGTTCCCGATCGTCAACGTCACGCTGATCGTCCTAAACTTCGCGGCCTTCCTGTTCTACGAATTACCGAACGGCGACGCGGCGGTCGATCGGGCATCCTTCTATCCGTGTGATGTCACCAGCGCATGCCACCTGGGCATCCCGTGGGGCGTTGGGTGGATCACCGCCATGTTTATGCATGCCGGTTGGGACCACATCCTCGGCAACATGCTGTTCCTGGTGATCTTCGGCAAAAACGTAGAGGACGCTTTCGGCCGGCTTGGCTATCTTGTCTTCTACTTCGCCGGCGGACTCGCCGCGATGATCTTGCAAACCGCGATGACCTTGCTCTTCGGAACGGCGTCGGATGCGCGGATACCGACGTTGGGTGCCAGTGGCGCGATCGCGGCCGTGCTGGGCGCCTACATCGTGCTTTATCCCGACTCGCGCATCCTCACTTTCGTGGGGTGGTTCCCGATCGGCATCCCGGCGTGGATTTTCCTCGGCGGCTGGTTCCTGTACCAGTTCTTCGAGGGCAACGCGGCGCTGATCCACCCCGCCGACGCGGGTGGCAGTGGGGTCGCGTTCTTTGCCCACGTTGGCGGCTTCGTCTTTGGTGTGCTCGTGGCGGTAGCTCTCACGCGTACTGGACGAATCGCGGCCCGCAGTCCGGGATAG
- a CDS encoding M1 family metallopeptidase — translation MKASAKKAPPPDVIDEYLPKNGNAGYQVSRYELDLDYKVSLNRLSGSATITAVTLTELQQFTLDLASALTVSKVSVNGKRVDQFSCRGGKLRIRLPSKFPTGAALSIVVRYGGSPRPLRSLWGDVGFEELTDGVLVAGQPNGAASWFPCNDHPSAKAAFHIQVSTESRYRVIANGQLLSRRARASRTVWTYEQREPTSTYLITLQIGSYEMRRLVRAPVPIQAALPSRLRRDFDHDFARQPEMMKLFIELFGPYPLATGYTVVVTDDPLEIPLEAQGISIFGANHCDGTRSSERLIAHELAHQWFGNSVTAGQWRDIWLHEGFACYAEWLWSERSGGPSADDLARLHHTQLRAKPQDLLLTDPGARDMFDDRVYKRGALTLHALRGRLGSDKFFALLKDWTSRHRHGVAITDDFTGLAANYSDESLRPLWEAWLYATTVP, via the coding sequence GTGAAGGCTTCCGCCAAGAAGGCGCCGCCACCCGATGTGATCGACGAGTACCTGCCGAAAAACGGCAACGCCGGTTACCAGGTATCCCGGTACGAGTTGGATCTGGACTACAAGGTCTCGTTGAACCGGCTGTCCGGTTCGGCCACGATCACCGCCGTCACGCTGACCGAGTTGCAGCAATTCACCCTCGATCTGGCGAGCGCGTTGACGGTGTCGAAGGTCTCGGTGAACGGCAAGCGCGTGGACCAATTCTCTTGTCGTGGCGGTAAATTACGCATCCGGCTGCCCTCGAAGTTCCCGACTGGGGCGGCGTTGTCGATCGTGGTGCGATACGGCGGTTCGCCGCGGCCGCTTCGTTCGCTGTGGGGCGATGTCGGTTTCGAGGAACTGACCGACGGCGTGCTGGTTGCGGGACAACCCAACGGCGCCGCGTCGTGGTTTCCCTGCAACGACCATCCCAGCGCCAAAGCCGCGTTTCACATCCAGGTCAGCACCGAAAGCCGGTACCGGGTGATCGCCAACGGGCAGCTGCTCTCCCGTCGGGCCCGCGCGTCACGGACCGTGTGGACCTATGAACAGCGCGAGCCGACGTCGACCTACCTGATCACCCTGCAGATCGGCAGCTACGAGATGCGGCGGCTGGTCCGTGCCCCGGTACCGATACAGGCCGCGCTGCCCTCCCGGTTGCGCCGCGACTTCGATCACGACTTCGCCCGCCAACCCGAGATGATGAAGTTGTTCATCGAGCTGTTCGGGCCGTATCCGCTGGCCACCGGGTACACCGTCGTCGTCACCGACGACCCGCTGGAGATACCCCTTGAAGCCCAAGGCATTTCGATCTTCGGGGCGAACCATTGCGACGGAACCCGGTCCAGCGAGCGGCTGATCGCCCACGAACTGGCACATCAGTGGTTCGGCAACTCGGTGACCGCGGGCCAGTGGCGCGATATCTGGCTGCACGAAGGGTTCGCGTGCTACGCGGAGTGGTTGTGGTCCGAGCGCAGCGGCGGCCCCAGCGCCGACGACCTCGCGCGGCTGCACCACACGCAGCTGCGGGCCAAGCCACAAGACCTGTTACTGACCGATCCCGGAGCACGCGATATGTTCGACGACCGCGTATACAAACGCGGCGCGTTGACCCTGCACGCGCTGCGCGGACGGCTGGGCAGCGACAAATTCTTTGCGCTGCTCAAGGATTGGACGTCGCGGCATCGTCACGGCGTCGCAATTACCGACGACTTCACCGGCCTGGCGGCCAACTACTCGGACGAGTCGCTACGGCCGTTATGGGAGGCGTGGCTGTACGCGACGACGGTGCCCTGA
- a CDS encoding SDR family NAD(P)-dependent oxidoreductase, which produces MNSTNVARVAITGGTRGIGLAIAEACVRAGMTVAIGARNGDQTAALADQLGDRAVGFALDVRDGGQFDAFLTRAEEHIGPLDALINNAGILHTGSFVHEDPVDTQRSLDTNLSGVMIGTRLALRRFLPRGHGHIVNMASAGGEVALAGEATYAASKHAVVGFTRAIRAETRGTGVRTTIVLPGFTDTDMCVGLEMRRGIRLISPDAVADAIVGALRTGKEELYVPRELRAIAKLVAGTPPWIADRVKRAFGLDEIVLRADPTARSGYLRSVEQPS; this is translated from the coding sequence GTGAATTCGACGAACGTCGCGCGGGTCGCGATCACCGGGGGTACTCGCGGCATCGGCCTCGCCATAGCCGAGGCCTGTGTGCGCGCCGGGATGACGGTAGCGATCGGCGCCCGCAATGGTGACCAAACTGCCGCATTGGCAGACCAATTGGGTGACCGCGCAGTAGGGTTCGCCCTCGATGTACGCGACGGCGGACAGTTCGACGCCTTCCTCACCCGCGCCGAAGAACACATCGGCCCACTGGATGCGCTCATCAACAACGCCGGCATTCTGCACACCGGCAGCTTCGTTCACGAAGACCCCGTCGACACCCAGCGGTCGCTGGATACCAATCTGTCCGGGGTGATGATCGGCACCCGGCTGGCCCTGCGGCGTTTCCTGCCCCGTGGGCATGGCCACATCGTGAACATGGCTTCCGCCGGCGGAGAAGTCGCCCTGGCGGGCGAGGCCACTTATGCCGCCAGCAAGCATGCGGTGGTGGGGTTCACCCGTGCGATCCGGGCCGAAACGCGCGGCACCGGTGTGCGAACGACCATCGTCTTGCCCGGATTCACCGACACCGACATGTGCGTCGGACTCGAAATGCGGCGCGGGATACGCTTAATCAGCCCCGATGCGGTTGCCGACGCGATCGTCGGCGCGCTTCGCACCGGAAAAGAAGAGCTTTACGTTCCACGGGAGCTCCGCGCAATCGCCAAACTCGTTGCCGGAACGCCGCCGTGGATCGCAGACCGTGTGAAACGCGCCTTCGGTCTCGACGAAATAGTCTTGCGTGCCGACCCGACAGCACGCAGCGGCTACCTCCGGAGCGTCGAGCAGCCGTCCTGA
- a CDS encoding PE domain-containing protein — protein MQSMSFDPAVAVVGTQIIGSAMQALQTSVAAEPAVVAVVPAGAEEVSARAAAAFAAEATQMLAFLNAAHTELARTGNALVDIARVYAETDTAAAGRLSEIRPQVGYRIAG, from the coding sequence ATGCAGTCCATGTCCTTCGACCCGGCGGTGGCCGTCGTCGGCACTCAGATCATCGGCAGCGCGATGCAGGCACTGCAGACCAGTGTCGCGGCGGAGCCTGCGGTGGTCGCGGTGGTTCCCGCCGGTGCCGAAGAGGTCTCGGCCCGGGCGGCAGCGGCGTTCGCGGCGGAGGCCACCCAGATGCTCGCTTTCCTCAACGCGGCGCACACCGAACTGGCGCGGACGGGCAACGCGCTGGTCGACATTGCCCGGGTCTACGCCGAGACCGACACCGCCGCGGCCGGCCGGCTGAGCGAGATCCGCCCCCAGGTCGGCTACCGGATCGCCGGGTAG